One window of Paenibacillus sp. JQZ6Y-1 genomic DNA carries:
- a CDS encoding DUF6953 family protein: MDNHVVQAQEIASWMIEHIRDRGMLRQEEAIDYVREQYGEQFLFTSDSGNISLDKEIKKAFRKQHGGRVAWDRDGFFWAWT, encoded by the coding sequence ATGGATAATCACGTAGTACAGGCACAGGAAATCGCCAGCTGGATGATCGAGCATATTCGTGACCGTGGTATGCTGCGGCAGGAAGAAGCAATCGATTATGTACGGGAGCAATATGGCGAGCAATTTCTGTTTACAAGCGACAGCGGCAATATTTCGCTGGATAAAGAGATCAAAAAGGCCTTTCGTAAGCAGCATGGTGGACGCGTTGCTTGGGATCGGGACGGTTTTTTCTGGGCGTGGACGTAA
- a CDS encoding DUF4870 domain-containing protein, which yields MSNFQDPYGQQGDPNDVQANKVMAILAYIIFFIPLLAARNSPFAMYHANQGLVLFLVALAGNVIAAIIPFIGWVLSPIIGIAVVVFMIIGIINAANGERKPLPLIGTIQLIK from the coding sequence ATGTCCAATTTTCAAGACCCATACGGTCAACAGGGCGATCCGAATGATGTACAAGCAAACAAAGTAATGGCGATTCTGGCGTACATCATATTCTTTATTCCACTGCTTGCCGCTCGCAATTCACCATTTGCCATGTATCATGCTAATCAAGGGTTGGTATTGTTCCTAGTGGCATTGGCAGGGAATGTAATTGCTGCGATCATTCCATTTATCGGCTGGGTATTGTCGCCTATTATTGGGATTGCCGTTGTCGTGTTCATGATCATCGGTATCATCAATGCTGCCAATGGCGAGCGTAAACCACTGCCTTTGATCGGCACGATTCAACTGATCAAGTAA
- a CDS encoding DUF6376 family protein — protein MKTYMLMLVMLVGLLSGCSALDQVNQSVNYVSEVTSYINSTSNLSQSLPDLTQQALTDPQAREQLSQELANTQSQINAFNQLEPPAFAKDLHQQLSSYSATLGTEVNSLIDQVQAGKLTVADLNNSQIFQTVDQINGLLNQFQQLGQ, from the coding sequence TTGAAAACATACATGCTTATGCTCGTTATGCTCGTCGGTCTGCTGTCAGGCTGTTCGGCACTGGATCAGGTGAATCAGTCCGTCAACTATGTGAGTGAAGTAACTTCGTATATCAACAGTACATCGAATCTATCGCAGAGCCTACCTGATCTCACACAGCAGGCACTAACTGATCCACAAGCTCGTGAACAGCTGTCTCAGGAGCTTGCCAATACTCAAAGTCAGATCAATGCCTTCAATCAGCTAGAACCCCCTGCCTTTGCCAAAGATCTACATCAGCAGTTATCCAGCTACAGTGCTACACTTGGCACAGAGGTAAACAGTCTGATCGATCAGGTGCAAGCGGGCAAGCTAACCGTCGCAGACCTGAACAATTCACAAATCTTCCAAACTGTCGATCAAATCAATGGTTTGCTAAACCAATTTCAGCAGCTCGGTCAGTAA
- a CDS encoding FHA domain-containing protein: MSDDPMPDIIKVIVDTAGQEGHGSFIYLETHKPILIGRHTGSAQTDLPLYNQLVSKQHCVLKRIHNDIYVEDLGSKNGTELNGQRLQPYQSRRISDGDQLTLVNGLVTLRLERGTDLEETREYRISDLLEHEVRLNDYLQNIQVGGDSITLSKKEYQLFKLLYNCLDHFVTREQIVRDVWPERCVDDAELVGVDEVNSLIYRTNKKLGDHFTIRSVYKKGVYMKKQDNSEELDSQTSF, translated from the coding sequence GTGAGCGATGATCCCATGCCGGACATTATTAAAGTGATTGTAGATACCGCCGGCCAGGAAGGCCATGGTTCTTTTATTTATTTGGAAACCCATAAACCGATTCTAATCGGACGTCATACCGGCAGCGCGCAGACCGACCTGCCTTTATATAATCAGCTTGTCTCCAAGCAGCATTGTGTACTCAAGCGTATCCATAATGATATCTATGTCGAAGATCTTGGTAGTAAAAATGGTACCGAGCTGAACGGTCAGCGACTACAGCCGTACCAGTCCCGGCGCATCAGTGATGGCGACCAATTAACCTTGGTGAACGGGCTGGTCACACTCCGTCTGGAGCGTGGCACCGATCTAGAGGAAACGCGCGAGTACCGGATTAGCGATTTGCTGGAGCATGAAGTACGCCTGAACGATTATTTGCAAAATATTCAGGTGGGTGGCGACAGCATTACATTATCCAAAAAGGAATACCAGCTATTCAAGCTGCTGTACAATTGCTTAGACCATTTTGTCACGCGTGAGCAGATTGTACGCGATGTGTGGCCAGAGCGCTGTGTCGATGATGCAGAACTGGTTGGGGTAGATGAAGTCAATTCCCTGATCTACCGTACAAATAAAAAGCTGGGCGACCACTTTACGATTCGTTCGGTTTACAAAAAAGGGGTATATATGAAGAAGCAGGATAACAGTGAGGAGTTGGATAGCCAAACCTCCTTCTGA
- a CDS encoding LamG-like jellyroll fold domain-containing protein: MTSRFRKQASITAIAATLVIPMLLPSSTIFAAFPSTDSLKVTAAPTSGAITNATATSNPTVLPGASTDAAAATATGTPVYQEASVHDPSVIKVGNEFYIFGSHLASAKSSDLMNWSMISSGVADGNPLIPNVTTELKDALSWAQTSTLWAADVIQLADGKFYMYYNACKGDSPRSAMGIAVADNIEGPYRDKGIFLKSGMWDQISEDGTIYDARIHPNTVDPDVFYDKDGKLWMVYGSYSGGIFVMQMDPVTGKPLPDQGYGKKLIGGNHSRIEGAYMLYSPQTDYYYMFLSFGGLDATGGYNLRVVRSKTPDGPFYDAAGNDMTNVKADPSKPLFDDDSIEPYGVKIIGNYQFERQIGDPGTGSGAGAVSPGHNSAYYDEQTGRYFLIFHSRFPGRGEEHEVRTHEMFMNADGWLTVAPYRYAGEQNPQAKVTASEIPGDYQWITQDKNISADIHQAVSATLNADGTITGDVTGTWQLQGKNTALLKVGAATYNGVFLHEINAASGKTVLTLTALSKDGISVWGSQREVQKDKQLVSAVDKDLSLGETDHVFYDLDLPLTGTRGVQISWRSTKPEIISDTGTVTRPAAGTGNARVTMIATITKNGAKKNKNFKITVLEQARGPLLSQYTFDESSGTTVTDSTYNHYDGTLINGVTRNVYGKSGSGITLDGVDDYVQLPGTITDAEDFTFASWVKWDGGAAWQRILDFGDGMNGFMFLTPSQGNGVQFTIHRNNTDQSIITSSALPIGQWVHVAVTLSGDTGKLYINGKLAGSNDQMTFNPHDLMTREAYLGKSRFAADAYLKGSLDEVNIYNRALSEQEIQELAK; encoded by the coding sequence ATGACATCTCGTTTCCGTAAACAAGCCAGTATAACCGCTATTGCTGCTACTCTGGTGATACCGATGCTGCTGCCATCATCCACTATCTTCGCTGCTTTTCCAAGTACGGATTCTCTAAAAGTGACAGCTGCTCCAACGTCGGGCGCTATCACTAATGCTACAGCTACATCGAATCCCACTGTGTTACCGGGTGCATCCACCGATGCTGCCGCCGCCACAGCTACCGGTACACCTGTGTATCAGGAAGCGTCTGTTCATGATCCGTCGGTGATCAAGGTTGGCAATGAATTTTACATATTCGGTTCTCATCTTGCTTCTGCCAAATCGTCCGATCTCATGAATTGGAGTATGATCTCCTCTGGTGTAGCAGATGGCAATCCATTGATTCCCAATGTCACCACTGAATTAAAGGATGCACTAAGCTGGGCACAAACGAGTACACTCTGGGCAGCCGATGTTATTCAACTGGCAGACGGCAAATTTTACATGTATTACAACGCCTGCAAAGGCGATTCTCCTCGTTCTGCGATGGGCATTGCTGTAGCAGATAACATCGAAGGTCCATATCGCGACAAAGGTATTTTCCTCAAATCTGGCATGTGGGATCAGATTAGCGAGGATGGTACTATTTACGATGCACGCATTCACCCGAATACGGTTGATCCAGATGTATTTTATGATAAGGATGGCAAGCTGTGGATGGTATACGGCTCGTATTCAGGCGGTATTTTCGTCATGCAAATGGACCCGGTTACCGGCAAGCCGCTACCGGATCAAGGTTATGGCAAAAAGTTAATCGGCGGTAATCACAGCCGGATCGAAGGCGCGTACATGCTGTACAGCCCGCAAACGGATTATTACTACATGTTCCTGTCGTTTGGTGGACTGGATGCGACTGGCGGTTACAATCTGCGCGTTGTTCGTTCCAAAACGCCGGATGGTCCATTTTACGATGCGGCTGGAAATGATATGACGAATGTGAAAGCAGATCCGTCCAAACCGCTGTTTGATGATGATTCCATCGAGCCGTATGGAGTCAAGATTATCGGCAACTACCAGTTTGAACGTCAAATTGGCGATCCAGGTACAGGCAGTGGAGCTGGCGCGGTATCGCCTGGTCATAACTCCGCTTATTACGATGAGCAAACCGGACGCTATTTCCTCATCTTCCATTCCCGCTTCCCCGGACGTGGCGAGGAGCATGAAGTGCGTACCCATGAGATGTTTATGAATGCAGACGGCTGGCTGACGGTAGCGCCTTATCGTTACGCAGGCGAGCAGAATCCACAGGCAAAGGTTACCGCAAGTGAGATTCCGGGCGATTACCAATGGATCACACAGGACAAAAACATTAGCGCCGACATCCACCAAGCCGTATCAGCAACACTGAATGCAGACGGTACTATCACTGGTGACGTTACCGGTACATGGCAGCTGCAAGGAAAGAACACAGCACTGCTTAAGGTCGGTGCAGCCACATATAACGGTGTCTTTTTACATGAAATCAATGCCGCTTCTGGCAAAACCGTGCTGACGCTGACCGCGTTATCCAAAGATGGAATCAGCGTATGGGGCAGTCAGCGTGAGGTGCAAAAGGACAAGCAGCTCGTCTCAGCAGTAGATAAGGATCTGAGTCTGGGCGAGACGGATCATGTCTTTTACGATCTGGATTTGCCACTGACTGGAACACGCGGCGTGCAGATCAGCTGGCGCTCCACCAAGCCGGAGATCATTTCGGATACCGGTACAGTCACTCGTCCAGCAGCAGGCACAGGCAATGCGCGTGTTACGATGATCGCCACCATCACGAAAAATGGTGCGAAAAAGAACAAAAACTTCAAAATCACGGTGCTAGAGCAGGCGCGAGGTCCATTACTGAGCCAATATACATTTGATGAATCTAGCGGCACGACCGTAACTGACAGCACCTACAATCATTATGATGGTACGCTGATCAACGGCGTAACTCGCAATGTATATGGCAAGTCTGGCTCAGGTATTACGCTGGATGGCGTGGACGATTATGTGCAGCTGCCGGGTACGATTACAGATGCGGAGGATTTTACCTTTGCAAGCTGGGTGAAATGGGACGGTGGCGCTGCGTGGCAACGAATTTTGGATTTTGGTGATGGAATGAATGGCTTTATGTTCCTGACCCCTTCCCAAGGAAATGGCGTACAATTTACCATTCACCGCAACAATACCGACCAGAGCATCATCACATCATCTGCTCTGCCAATCGGACAATGGGTACATGTAGCGGTTACGCTGTCTGGGGATACCGGTAAGCTGTATATCAACGGCAAGCTGGCAGGCAGCAACGACCAGATGACCTTCAATCCGCATGATCTGATGACCCGTGAAGCATATTTAGGCAAAAGCCGCTTCGCTGCCGATGCGTATTTGAAGGGCAGTCTGGATGAGGTGAATATATACAACCGAGCGCTGAGTGAGCAGGAGATTCAGGAGCTGGCGAAATAA